The sequence CATCGACGAATTGGTCGCGGCAAAATGGCGGCGGATGAAAATCGTGCCCAGCGAACTGGCGGACGATTTAACATTCCTGCGGCGGGTGCACTTGGATCTGACGGGCTTGCCGCCGACCGCCGATGACCTGCGGCGTTTCGAAGCCGATCCGCGGCCGTCGCAATTGAAGCGTGCGGAGGTCATCGACCAACTGATCGGAAACGAAGCGTTCGTGGAATATTGGACCAACAAGTGGGCAGACTTGTTGCAGGTGAACCGCAAGTTCCTGGGGGTCGAAGGCAGCACGGCGTTCCGCGATTGGATCCGACAAAGCGTCGTCGACAACAAGCCGTACGATGAATTTGCACGCGAAATCTTGACCGCCAGCGGCAGCAACAAGGACAACCCGCCGGCGTCGTACTACAAGATTCTGCGGACGCCCGAAGACACGATGGAAAACACCACGCACTTGTTCTTGGGCATTCGATTCAACTGCAACAAGTGTCACGACCACCCGTTCGAACGTTGGACCCAAGACCAGTACTATCAGATGGCGGCGTTTTTCGCCCGAGTCGATCTGAAGCGTGACCCCAACGACGGCGGAAAGAAGATCGGCGGCACGGCGGTCGACGGTGCCAAGCCGCTGTACGAGATCATCAGCGATCGCAGCGAAGGGGAAATGACACATGCTCGCACCGGAGAAACGGTCGCGCCGGCGTTCCCCTTCGATCTGCCGAAAGACGACCGGAAGACGTTGGTCAGCCGTCAAGAATCCAAAGCCACCGACGCAAAGTCGCTGCCCGATACGCGGCGTGGCGATCTGGCCCGCTGGATGACCGATCCGGCCAACCCGTATTTTGCTCGCAGCTATGTCAACCGAGTGTGGGCTTATCTGATGGGCGTCGGCTTGATCGAACCCATCGACGATATCCGGGCCGGCAACCCGCCGACCAACCCGGAACTGCTGGATCACCTGACCGACGTGTTTGTGAAATCGGGCTTTGACGTGCGTCAGTTGATGCGGACGATCGTGTCCAGCCGCACCTATCAGTTGTCGGTCGCAACGCACGCGATGAACCAGGACGACCAGCTGAATTACAGCCACGCGACGGCGCGTCGATTGCCGGCCGAAGTCATTTTTGATGCTGTTCACTCGGTCACCGGCGCGACGTCGTCGATCCCGGGCGTTGCGCCGGGCACTCGCGCCGCGGCGCTCGGCGATGCCGGGGTGAAGCTGGATGATGGATTCCTGCAAAATCTGGGACGCCCGGCTCGTGAGAGCGCATGTGAATGCGAACGGTCCAGCGGTCTGGAACTGGGGCCCGTGATGGCTTTGATCAGCGGTCCGACCATCGGAAACGCGATCACCAGCGACAAGAACGATTTGGAAAGCTTGGTGGCCGGTACTGCCGACAACGGGGATCTGGTCGACGAGATTTTCCTGCGGGCGCTGGCCCGGCATGCGACCGACGATGAAGTCGCTGCCTTCAATGACTTGGTGGATCAAGTCGTCGCCGATCACCAATTGATGAAATCACGGTTGGCCGAATCCGAAGCCGATTGGAAGGTCCGCCGCGCCGAATTGGAATCGATCCGCAATGAACGCTTGGCGGAAATCAAGGCCGCGATCGCCAAACGCGAATCCGAATACAAACCGGTCTTGGCCAAGCTGCAGACCGAACGCCAGCAACGGATCGCCGCGGCAAAGGAACGATTGGCGAAAGTGGAATCGGAATTGGCCGCCAAGATTGACGCTTGGGTCGACGGATACAACGGCCAAGCCGCCAAGAAGGATCCGTCGAAGATCCGCAACGAATGGTATCCGTTGGCCGCGGTGGCGACCAAAGCTGCCAAGGAGACGAAGCTGTTGCCACAAGCCGATCGATCGATCCTGGCCACTGGTAATGCCGACAAACAAACTTACGAGGTCACCTATCAAACATCGATTGCCGGAATCACCGGTTTCCGACTGGAAGCGATCGCCGCTGACGACTTGCCCAACAAAGGTCCCGGCCGTGGCGACAACGGAAACTTTGTGGTCACGGAGATTGAGGTCTTCGCAAGCACGGGCGACCAAAAGCCGACCAAAGTCGGGATATTGAAAGCCCAAGCGGACTTCACTCAAAACGGTTTCGACATCAAACGCGCCTTCGACCAGGCGACTCGAAACCAGTCCGGCTGGGCCGTCGCCGGTGGGACCAGCCGCACGCACTGGGCGACGTTCCAATTTGCCAAGCCGATCAACGGTGACGCCGCGACATCCGGTTCAACGAAGTTGACGTTCAAGATTCACCAGTACCACAACGCAGCCAAGCACCGACTGGGGCGTTTCCGGATCAGCGTGACGACCGACGCGGATGTTCGACTGGGGCTGCCCGAATCGCTGGACGCGATCGTGCGGACCGCCAAGACCGACCGCAGCGAAGCACAGCAGGAACAACTGGCACAACACGTTCGTTTGCAAGACAAAGCGTGGACCGAAGCCAACGCGGCGGTCGTCCAGGCGAACAAGGCAATCCCGCCGGACGCCGAACTGACCCGTCTGGCTGCCCAGCAGAAGCGTTTGGAGACGCCGACACCGGACGATTCGCGTCTGGTGCGTCTGCGTCGCGACGTGGTGCAAAGTCAAAAACAATCGTCCCGCCCGCGGCTGACTGCGGCGGAAGATTTGGTCTGGGCTTTGGTCAACAGCCCCGCGTTCTTGTTCAACCGCTAGTCGCGGGTTTGTCGGCGGCTCTGGTCCGTCGAGTTTTCACTGCGACATCGATTTCGTTTTCGAAGATTTTTCGTTTCAAAGAATTTCAGGTGCACTGCCATGCTTTCCTTCAAAGGCTATGCCGCCAAAGACTTGTGTGATCCGCACCTGGGGCGAACGCGACGCACGTTCCTTCGTGTCGGTTCGATCGGCATGTTGGGGCTGACGCTGCCAAACCTGATGCGATTACAGGCGGATGCATCGGAGCAACCTGCGGCACACGTCGGCGGTCCCGGATGGGGCAAAGCCAAGAACATCATCATGCTGTACCTGCAGGGTGGCCCCAGTCATCTGGACCTTTGGGACCCCAAGGAAAACGTGCCGGACAATGTGAAGAGCGTGTTTTCGCCGATCAGCACCAAGATCCCTGGCGTGAAGT comes from Crateriforma spongiae and encodes:
- a CDS encoding DUF1549 domain-containing protein — encoded protein: MNFKATRMAALPSVVTTGSVRPGVLLPFTLLGCLLAFGPIATLWAESSRADDPAPVSYHRDVLPIFRQNCFGCHQAAKDQGDYRMTDFASLVAGGESGQPAIVPGKPDESYLVEQITPIDGVAAMPAAPMKALDDDEVALVRRWIAEGAADDSPADSGPRYSADSPPGYAGPPTIASIDVSPDGSLIAIAGFHEVLVRQTSGGDVVARLIGDSPRIESVRFSPDGNSIAVAGGRPGEDGEIQIWDVQSRSLRLSVHFTADTLSGASWSPDSKRLAFGGNDNVIRAIDAETGQQVLFQGAHEDWIRDTGFTADGSHLVSVARDMSCKLTEVATERFVDNITSITPGALSGGLNGVAVHPQRSEVVVGGADGVAKVYRVFRETTRRIGDDANLIRRLPALKGRIFSVAIDPAGARIAAAATLDGKSQVAIWDYDFDGTLSDQLKQILGKRVSDRSAEDKQKVEQYRGRATTTVLDQIIDQVVYAIRFAPDGSLWVAAGDNSLRRYDASGQVQRFDALPLGEAQEDERIRFDATQWVRNEDDSASDAEPLSLDDPGVIERLTVQPTAIRFTSPLQYAQLVVTGHAADGSTYDVTRHARYESQRNILVGTRTALLRPVTTGQDTLTIRFGKATATIDVSVEDMTPEMSPEFDGGATPDFIRDVNPVLSRLGCNQGTCHGAQAGKNGFKLSLRGYDPIFDIRALTDDLAARRIDPAHPSESLMLRKPLGLTPHEGGVLMQPGDPSHVILRRWIHAGSPLDMTTPRVKSIEVFPKDPVVQSTQGRQQVRVVATYADGMQRDVTREAFIESGNTEVATVVSGAILSAVRRGEAPILARYEGAYAATTLTVMGDRSQYQAVDTPYYNRIDELVAAKWRRMKIVPSELADDLTFLRRVHLDLTGLPPTADDLRRFEADPRPSQLKRAEVIDQLIGNEAFVEYWTNKWADLLQVNRKFLGVEGSTAFRDWIRQSVVDNKPYDEFAREILTASGSNKDNPPASYYKILRTPEDTMENTTHLFLGIRFNCNKCHDHPFERWTQDQYYQMAAFFARVDLKRDPNDGGKKIGGTAVDGAKPLYEIISDRSEGEMTHARTGETVAPAFPFDLPKDDRKTLVSRQESKATDAKSLPDTRRGDLARWMTDPANPYFARSYVNRVWAYLMGVGLIEPIDDIRAGNPPTNPELLDHLTDVFVKSGFDVRQLMRTIVSSRTYQLSVATHAMNQDDQLNYSHATARRLPAEVIFDAVHSVTGATSSIPGVAPGTRAAALGDAGVKLDDGFLQNLGRPARESACECERSSGLELGPVMALISGPTIGNAITSDKNDLESLVAGTADNGDLVDEIFLRALARHATDDEVAAFNDLVDQVVADHQLMKSRLAESEADWKVRRAELESIRNERLAEIKAAIAKRESEYKPVLAKLQTERQQRIAAAKERLAKVESELAAKIDAWVDGYNGQAAKKDPSKIRNEWYPLAAVATKAAKETKLLPQADRSILATGNADKQTYEVTYQTSIAGITGFRLEAIAADDLPNKGPGRGDNGNFVVTEIEVFASTGDQKPTKVGILKAQADFTQNGFDIKRAFDQATRNQSGWAVAGGTSRTHWATFQFAKPINGDAATSGSTKLTFKIHQYHNAAKHRLGRFRISVTTDADVRLGLPESLDAIVRTAKTDRSEAQQEQLAQHVRLQDKAWTEANAAVVQANKAIPPDAELTRLAAQQKRLETPTPDDSRLVRLRRDVVQSQKQSSRPRLTAAEDLVWALVNSPAFLFNR